A stretch of Acidimicrobiales bacterium DNA encodes these proteins:
- a CDS encoding SPFH domain-containing protein: MAILGREFIAVPDDRKNQIVYKWPDVSIRRYTKAIVNADEMALFVNTGQVVATMGPGRHEVDADELPGLGILIDAATGGRAYRAELYFVGTREYPGNTFGGRIDDVQDPQTGMIVTLRVFGDYSVQVKDPAALITNLTGTVNVADNDAITGWVSDQLLKVMRTHMTVQIVRNGWPILGLSAYTPDIEKEVIAAANGQLQPYGVALIRMGNFDINLSDADEAQLKTLAKDTAYSRLAGSFNQYAAGEMQIGAGEGMAKGGGGVGGAFIAAGMGAAGGAASTQPGPTPPAGPGFVGGGAGFAGQSVSQQGAQGVECPNCHTENATGAKFCSSCGTSLAPAAVVCSNCQAENAPGAKFCSSCGTALAAEQAGPAACASCGTELAPGAKFCASCGTAVTPESPTES; this comes from the coding sequence ATGGCCATTCTCGGACGTGAGTTCATAGCGGTACCGGACGACCGCAAGAATCAGATCGTCTACAAGTGGCCGGACGTCAGCATCCGCCGCTACACCAAGGCGATCGTCAACGCCGACGAGATGGCGCTGTTCGTCAACACCGGCCAGGTGGTCGCGACCATGGGCCCCGGCCGCCACGAGGTCGACGCCGACGAGTTGCCCGGGCTCGGCATCCTGATCGACGCGGCGACCGGCGGCAGGGCGTATCGCGCCGAGCTGTACTTCGTCGGAACGCGCGAGTACCCCGGCAACACCTTCGGCGGCCGGATCGACGACGTGCAGGACCCGCAAACCGGGATGATCGTCACCCTGCGCGTCTTCGGTGACTACTCGGTTCAGGTGAAGGATCCCGCGGCCCTGATCACCAACTTGACCGGGACGGTCAACGTCGCAGACAACGACGCGATCACCGGATGGGTCAGCGACCAACTACTCAAGGTCATGCGCACCCACATGACGGTTCAGATCGTTCGCAACGGATGGCCGATCCTCGGTCTCTCGGCGTACACGCCCGACATCGAGAAGGAAGTGATCGCCGCCGCGAACGGCCAACTCCAGCCTTACGGCGTCGCGCTGATCCGCATGGGTAACTTCGACATCAACCTGTCCGATGCCGACGAGGCACAGCTGAAGACGCTCGCGAAGGACACCGCCTACTCGCGTCTCGCGGGGAGCTTCAACCAGTACGCCGCCGGCGAGATGCAGATCGGCGCGGGAGAAGGGATGGCCAAGGGCGGCGGCGGAGTCGGCGGAGCGTTCATCGCCGCGGGTATGGGCGCGGCGGGCGGAGCGGCTTCGACTCAGCCGGGGCCGACCCCGCCGGCGGGCCCAGGATTTGTCGGGGGCGGAGCTGGTTTTGCTGGCCAATCGGTGTCGCAGCAGGGCGCGCAGGGCGTCGAGTGCCCGAACTGCCATACCGAGAACGCGACGGGCGCGAAGTTCTGTTCGTCGTGCGGCACGTCGCTCGCGCCGGCGGCGGTGGTTTGCTCGAACTGCCAAGCAGAAAACGCACCAGGCGCGAAGTTCTGCTCGTCCTGCGGCACCGCGCTCGCAGCCGAACAGGCGGGGCCCGCCGCGTGCGCGTCGTGCGGAACCGAACTGGCCCCCGGCGCGAAGTTCTGCGCGTCGTGCGGCACGGCCGTCACTCCGGAAAGTCCAACCGAAAGCTGA
- a CDS encoding transporter — translation MSLLATAIVERAGGGHGFGGGGGSRGGGSYGGGGGFFFFPGGGGGGAGAGFGIFILILILLFIFFAVIRPRMNRRIGGGGSQFGRSFDDDRGAPPSPPSATDWSHSDQPAINSVRGDLFPGTADTAMHPENSAEGLAAITAHDPDFDREAFLEQAQRTFFIVQEAWSQRKPDMSRQVMADGLWQQHKVQIQGYVDAHKRNVLEDLAVADLSVIAAHSDATYDTITVRVTACCADYDVDDQSGKVVRGNRAVENWMEDWTFQRSSSATTKPAGTMTAHCPNCGAPLDLDLAGVCKYCKAPISSGAYDWVLARIAQVPAYY, via the coding sequence ATGAGCCTCCTTGCGACCGCGATCGTCGAACGTGCCGGTGGGGGGCACGGTTTCGGCGGAGGTGGGGGCAGTAGAGGCGGTGGCTCCTACGGCGGCGGCGGCGGTTTCTTCTTCTTCCCCGGCGGCGGGGGCGGAGGCGCAGGCGCCGGATTCGGGATCTTCATCCTGATCCTCATCCTGCTGTTCATCTTCTTCGCCGTGATAAGGCCGCGCATGAACCGCCGCATCGGCGGCGGGGGAAGCCAGTTCGGCAGGTCGTTTGACGACGATCGCGGCGCGCCGCCCTCACCCCCGTCGGCAACCGACTGGTCCCATTCCGATCAGCCGGCGATCAACAGTGTTCGCGGGGACCTTTTTCCCGGGACCGCCGACACTGCAATGCATCCGGAAAACTCCGCCGAGGGGCTCGCTGCGATCACCGCCCACGACCCTGACTTCGACCGGGAGGCGTTCCTCGAGCAGGCGCAGCGGACGTTCTTCATCGTCCAGGAAGCGTGGAGCCAGCGCAAGCCGGACATGAGCCGGCAGGTGATGGCCGACGGTTTGTGGCAGCAGCACAAGGTTCAGATTCAGGGCTACGTCGACGCGCACAAGCGGAACGTGCTCGAGGACCTCGCCGTCGCCGACTTGTCGGTCATCGCCGCGCACAGCGACGCGACCTACGACACCATCACCGTGCGAGTCACCGCCTGCTGCGCCGACTACGACGTCGACGACCAGTCGGGCAAGGTCGTGCGCGGCAACCGAGCGGTCGAGAACTGGATGGAGGACTGGACCTTCCAGCGTTCTTCCTCCGCGACGACCAAGCCGGCGGGGACGATGACGGCTCACTGCCCGAACTGCGGCGCCCCGTTGGACCTCGACCTCGCCGGCGTGTGCAAGTACTGCAAGGCGCCGATCAGCTCCGGCGCGTACGACTGGGTCCTCGCCCGGATCGCCCAGGTTCCGGCGTACTACTGA
- a CDS encoding phosphoadenylyl-sulfate reductase: MTSLLGTGTHLHAPDFSDEELAALNREFEHLPAQAVIEWAVEQFHPFMCLSASMTDAVLIDLAVKVEPSIEVVFIDTRYHFPETLETVELVRKHYGLNLRVLTVPPQPVELWKQDPSNCCSVAKIEQLDRALVGKLAWMSGLRRAEAPTRATAPIVARDLRGLVKVNPIATWTDLDVSGYIADHDVPVNPLLSKGYPSIGCWPCTQPVAEGDDPRSGRWTGQDKTECGLHL; encoded by the coding sequence ATGACCAGCCTGCTCGGCACCGGCACCCACCTACACGCTCCTGACTTCAGCGACGAGGAGCTCGCCGCCCTGAACCGCGAGTTCGAGCACCTCCCCGCCCAGGCGGTCATCGAGTGGGCGGTCGAGCAGTTCCACCCCTTCATGTGCCTGTCGGCGTCGATGACCGACGCGGTCCTTATCGACCTGGCCGTGAAGGTGGAGCCGTCGATCGAGGTGGTGTTCATCGACACCCGTTACCACTTCCCCGAGACCCTCGAGACCGTCGAGCTGGTCCGGAAGCACTACGGCCTCAACCTGCGGGTGCTGACCGTCCCGCCCCAGCCGGTCGAGCTGTGGAAGCAGGACCCGTCCAACTGCTGCTCGGTAGCCAAGATCGAGCAGCTCGACCGTGCGCTGGTGGGGAAGCTGGCCTGGATGAGCGGGCTCCGCCGTGCGGAGGCGCCCACCCGGGCGACCGCCCCGATCGTGGCCAGGGATCTCCGCGGCCTAGTGAAGGTCAACCCCATCGCCACCTGGACCGATCTAGACGTGAGTGGCTACATCGCCGACCACGACGTCCCCGTCAACCCGCTCCTTTCGAAGGGCTACCCCTCCATCGGCTGCTGGCCGTGCACCCAGCCGGTCGCCGAGGGCGACGACCCGCGCTCGGGTCGCTGGACCGGGCAGGACAAAACGGAGTGCGGCCTGCACCTATAG
- a CDS encoding nitrite/sulfite reductase: protein METTQIGTTGQTRKPIDPELAEDIAKFERLLADHLAGRVDEDAFRVFRLNNGIYGQRQGGHNQMVRVKMPYGNVTAEQLELLGSVADRYSRGWGHITTRQNIQFHFVQLENVPALLREFAEVGMTTREACGDTVRNVMGCHLAGACPYEVLDISPWAEATFRHFLHHPYAQRLPRKFKINFSGCMTDCGQAMFNDVGVVAVSRPRPDGTVEPGFRVFMAGGLGANPHPAQALEEFTAREDLLPTIEAILRTFDHFGNRYNKLRARLKWVVDELGIDELRRRVLRERQLLLASSTWPGGIPSIVEELGDAPAGVATGLDPTPLGVPVTLRVDSKADPYTRWESTNVVVGAAKGTVSAIAYARLGDITSDQFRALAQIVRDFGVTVRATNRQNLAFRDLTAEQLPDLYRRLEEIGMAEPGAELARDVVACPGADTCNLAVTQSRGLADDIGRALEEAGLADVGGVRINISGCTNSCGQHHVADIGFYGAERRAHGRPAPGYQLLLGGRIGNTEVEFGQRALRLPAKAAAEATVRLVGRFAEERGAGEAFAGWMERAGGVKAIAAELKDLDEWPEPDERPDYYIDFDETGPFSGEVGEGECAAS, encoded by the coding sequence GTGGAGACGACCCAAATAGGGACGACTGGACAAACGCGCAAGCCGATCGATCCGGAGCTGGCGGAGGACATCGCCAAGTTCGAACGGCTCCTCGCCGACCACCTGGCCGGCAGAGTGGACGAGGATGCCTTTCGTGTATTCCGATTGAACAACGGCATCTACGGCCAGCGCCAGGGCGGGCACAACCAGATGGTCAGGGTGAAGATGCCGTACGGGAACGTGACCGCCGAGCAGCTCGAGCTGCTGGGCAGCGTCGCCGACCGCTACAGCCGCGGCTGGGGGCACATCACCACCCGCCAGAACATCCAGTTCCACTTCGTCCAGCTCGAGAACGTGCCGGCGCTGCTGCGCGAGTTCGCGGAGGTCGGCATGACCACGCGCGAGGCCTGCGGCGACACCGTGCGGAACGTGATGGGATGCCACCTCGCCGGCGCCTGCCCGTACGAGGTGCTCGACATCAGCCCGTGGGCCGAGGCGACCTTCCGGCACTTCCTGCACCACCCCTACGCGCAGCGGCTTCCCCGCAAGTTCAAGATCAACTTCTCCGGGTGCATGACCGATTGCGGCCAGGCGATGTTCAACGACGTCGGCGTCGTGGCGGTCTCCCGTCCCCGTCCCGACGGAACGGTCGAGCCGGGATTCCGGGTGTTCATGGCCGGAGGCCTCGGCGCAAACCCCCACCCTGCCCAGGCACTCGAGGAGTTCACCGCCCGGGAGGACCTGCTTCCGACGATCGAGGCGATCCTCCGCACGTTCGATCACTTCGGGAACCGGTACAACAAGCTGCGCGCCCGCCTGAAGTGGGTAGTCGACGAGCTCGGCATCGACGAGCTGCGCCGGCGGGTCCTCCGGGAACGGCAGCTGCTGCTCGCCTCGTCGACCTGGCCGGGAGGCATCCCCTCCATCGTCGAGGAGCTGGGCGACGCCCCCGCCGGTGTCGCCACCGGCCTCGACCCGACCCCTCTGGGTGTTCCGGTCACGCTGAGGGTCGACTCGAAGGCCGACCCGTACACCCGGTGGGAGTCCACCAATGTGGTTGTGGGTGCCGCCAAGGGCACCGTTTCGGCGATCGCGTACGCCCGGTTGGGTGACATCACCTCCGACCAGTTCCGCGCGCTGGCCCAGATCGTCCGGGACTTCGGTGTGACCGTCCGGGCCACCAACCGACAGAACCTGGCGTTTCGGGACCTCACGGCCGAGCAGCTCCCCGACCTGTACCGCCGTCTCGAGGAGATCGGCATGGCCGAGCCGGGTGCGGAGCTGGCCCGCGACGTCGTGGCCTGCCCGGGAGCCGACACCTGCAACCTGGCGGTGACCCAGAGCCGGGGCCTCGCCGACGACATCGGTCGCGCCCTCGAGGAGGCCGGCCTCGCCGACGTCGGAGGAGTGCGAATCAACATCTCCGGGTGCACGAACAGCTGCGGGCAGCATCACGTGGCGGATATTGGTTTTTACGGGGCAGAGCGGCGGGCGCACGGCCGGCCGGCGCCCGGGTACCAGCTCCTGCTCGGCGGGCGCATCGGCAATACGGAGGTCGAGTTCGGCCAGCGCGCCCTGCGCCTCCCCGCCAAGGCTGCGGCCGAGGCGACGGTGAGGCTGGTGGGCCGTTTCGCCGAGGAACGCGGCGCCGGCGAGGCGTTCGCCGGATGGATGGAGCGGGCCGGCGGGGTGAAGGCCATCGCCGCCGAGCTCAAGGACCTCGACGAGTGGCCCGAGCCCGACGAGCGACCCGACTATTACATCGACTTCGACGAGACCGGCCCGTTCTCGGGCGAGGTCGGCGAAGGCGAGTGCGCGGCGAGCTGA
- a CDS encoding 3-deoxy-7-phosphoheptulonate synthase class II gives MRTSWAPSSWRDFPAEQQPEWPDVHALDQALKTLAGMPPLVFAGEARSLRQALAEVAAGEAFLLQAGDCAESFYDFTADSIRDKLKVILQMAVVLTYGAGVPVVKLGRIAGQFAKPRTSATEIVNGRELPSFRGHVVNDDAPTESARIPDPTRMLAAYHQAASTLNLLRAFTKGGFADLSQVHTWNQQFVARSTGGQQYEQLAGEIDRALRFMQACGINMSGERHLQEVEFWTSHEALILGFEEAMTRKDSLTGDWYDTSAHLVWVGERTRQLGGAHVEFLSGLSNPVAAKIGPTATPEEVVALCDALDPDRVPGRLTLISRIGAGRVEAVLPALLEAVGASGHPVVWACDPMHGNTYSSPGGRKTRHFDHVLAEIREFFGVCRQEGVWPGGVHVELTGDNVTECLGGTEEVLENQLELRYTTTCDPRLNGSQSLDLAFQVADLLRR, from the coding sequence ATGAGGACGTCTTGGGCTCCGTCGAGCTGGCGGGATTTTCCGGCGGAACAGCAGCCGGAATGGCCGGACGTGCACGCCCTCGATCAGGCGTTGAAGACGCTCGCCGGAATGCCCCCGCTCGTGTTCGCCGGCGAGGCCCGCAGCCTGAGGCAGGCCCTCGCAGAGGTCGCGGCGGGTGAAGCGTTCCTTTTACAGGCAGGCGACTGCGCGGAGTCTTTTTACGACTTCACCGCCGACAGCATCCGCGACAAGCTCAAAGTGATCCTCCAGATGGCCGTGGTCCTGACCTATGGCGCCGGCGTTCCTGTCGTCAAGCTCGGGAGGATCGCCGGCCAGTTCGCCAAGCCCAGGACTTCTGCAACCGAGATCGTCAACGGGCGGGAGCTGCCGAGCTTCCGCGGTCACGTCGTCAACGACGACGCGCCGACCGAATCGGCCCGCATCCCCGACCCGACCCGGATGCTCGCCGCTTACCACCAAGCCGCGTCGACGCTGAACCTTCTGCGGGCGTTCACCAAGGGCGGGTTCGCGGATCTCTCCCAGGTGCATACGTGGAACCAGCAGTTCGTCGCGCGGAGCACCGGGGGTCAGCAGTACGAGCAACTAGCCGGCGAGATCGATCGGGCCCTGCGGTTCATGCAGGCCTGCGGGATCAACATGTCCGGCGAGCGGCACCTCCAGGAGGTCGAGTTCTGGACCAGCCACGAAGCGCTGATCCTCGGCTTCGAGGAGGCGATGACCCGCAAGGACTCCCTCACCGGCGACTGGTACGACACGTCCGCGCATCTGGTGTGGGTCGGGGAAAGGACCCGGCAGCTGGGCGGGGCGCACGTCGAGTTCCTGTCGGGACTGTCCAATCCGGTCGCGGCGAAGATCGGACCGACGGCGACCCCCGAGGAGGTGGTGGCGCTGTGCGACGCGCTCGACCCCGACCGGGTCCCGGGGAGGCTCACCTTGATCAGCCGTATTGGCGCGGGACGGGTCGAGGCGGTCCTGCCCGCGCTGCTCGAGGCGGTCGGCGCGTCGGGGCATCCGGTCGTGTGGGCGTGCGACCCGATGCACGGCAATACATACAGCAGCCCCGGCGGTAGGAAGACCAGGCACTTCGACCACGTGCTCGCCGAGATCCGGGAGTTCTTCGGCGTCTGCCGCCAGGAGGGGGTTTGGCCGGGTGGGGTACACGTGGAGCTCACCGGTGACAACGTCACCGAGTGCCTCGGCGGTACCGAGGAGGTCCTCGAGAACCAGCTCGAGCTGCGCTACACGACCACTTGCGACCCCCGCCTAAACGGCAGCCAGTCCCTCGACCTGGCCTTCCAGGTCGCCGATTTGCTCCGCAGATAA
- the nadD gene encoding nicotinate-nucleotide adenylyltransferase, protein MRERIGIFGGTFDPIHVGHLVAAINAKHAVDLDRVVLMVANVPWQKAGTRVVSSAADRLAIVEAAVGDVPGLEAGSMEIERGGTSYTADTLAAMRDASPRDELFLIVGWDVAGELRSWERQEEIKALSTLVVVNRPGAGRPAELEKEGWRVVEVTVPNLEISSTDLRARAADGRPLDYLIPEAAVHCIRQRRMYAVGG, encoded by the coding sequence ATGCGCGAGCGGATCGGCATCTTCGGAGGCACGTTCGATCCCATCCACGTCGGTCACCTCGTCGCAGCGATAAACGCGAAGCACGCCGTCGACCTCGACCGGGTGGTGCTAATGGTCGCAAACGTCCCGTGGCAGAAGGCCGGGACCCGGGTGGTCAGCAGCGCCGCCGATCGGCTGGCGATCGTCGAAGCCGCGGTGGGCGACGTGCCCGGCCTGGAGGCCGGCAGCATGGAGATCGAACGCGGGGGCACGTCGTACACGGCCGACACCCTGGCCGCGATGCGGGACGCGTCGCCGAGAGACGAGTTGTTCCTGATCGTCGGATGGGATGTCGCCGGCGAGCTGCGTTCCTGGGAGCGCCAGGAGGAGATCAAGGCGCTGTCCACTCTCGTGGTGGTCAACCGGCCCGGGGCGGGCCGCCCGGCCGAGCTCGAAAAGGAAGGTTGGCGGGTGGTCGAAGTCACCGTCCCCAACCTCGAGATCTCGAGCACCGACCTGCGCGCCAGGGCCGCCGACGGCAGGCCCCTCGACTATTTGATACCTGAGGCTGCAGTCCACTGCATCCGGCAGCGGCGTATGTACGCTGTGGGTGGATGA
- the rsfS gene encoding ribosome silencing factor, which yields MAVENRATLDEVREATAVAARAAWSKGGAGTIILSVGKVLAITDAFVITSGSNPRMVRTIAEEVEKKVKLASSRSPLAIEGLDDARWVLMDYGDFVVHVFIDEAREFYQFDRLWGDAGRWDWDPGDSGALASGE from the coding sequence ATGGCGGTAGAAAACCGGGCGACGTTGGATGAAGTCCGAGAAGCGACTGCGGTCGCGGCCCGGGCAGCCTGGTCGAAGGGCGGTGCCGGCACGATCATCTTGTCGGTAGGGAAGGTTCTCGCCATCACCGACGCATTCGTTATCACCAGTGGGTCGAATCCGCGAATGGTGCGCACGATTGCCGAAGAGGTTGAGAAGAAGGTGAAGCTCGCGTCGTCCAGGTCGCCGCTCGCGATCGAAGGGCTCGACGATGCGCGTTGGGTACTCATGGACTATGGCGACTTCGTCGTGCACGTGTTCATCGATGAGGCTCGAGAGTTCTACCAGTTCGACCGTTTGTGGGGCGACGCCGGGCGATGGGATTGGGATCCAGGAGATTCCGGCGCACTCGCGTCGGGAGAGTGA
- the lanKC gene encoding class III lanthionine synthetase LanKC, translating into MSIVGDDPPSVELGRSNARWLRGLLADCRWPSRYLRNGGVGVVDRGYEHYCLVDPTFYDSPYLRRPNDPDLRAAQRPVPSGWLREELGDWLAYSPDPVELPLQGWKVHVSACLDNAEDIGEAVFDYCVARKLTFKFVRSVQLLLLRNGKYADRASSGKFAAIYARDESELQSILEGLGEKLGGQPGPYILSDLRWGDGPLYVRYGGFAERYCVGESGEQVLAIEDPTGRLVPDKRGPRFEPPSWLDLPYFLGPHLAARNAVTVDEMPYQIEEALHFSNGGGLYAGVDRRTNRPVVLKEARPHAGIALDRSDAVTRLAREHDTLQRLAGNGIVPEVLDGFSLGDHRFLVLEKVDGEPLHSAFVSRYPLIAWAPTDEEIASYTAWALDIYERVETAVDLVHDRGIVIGDLHPNNVLVTPDGGVVLLDFEASSPVSDWDRQTMADPGFMSPPDRSGFDVDRYALGCLALYLFLPLPTLMRLAPAKVGQFKRVIADAFPVPKKFLTKAVATIAPGRRPRAPSCWSVDPSCDGWLSSRASAARAIIASATPERDDRLFPGDVKQFAEGGLNIAHGASGVLYALAVTGAERREEHEQWLLRHALSPSTGTRYGFYDGLIGVAFVLDRLGRREEALKVLELSMLDLRGKWAQLGIDLYGGLAGIGLALMHFSTAIEDSSLWGEVLSIADTLSGRLGSETAVPEISGGESGFAGLLRGSSGPALFYLRLFERTGEAAFLDLARTAIGQDLRRCIIRDDGAMNVDEGWRSMPYLGEGSVGIGMVLDDYLIHRQEEQFVDAAVRIRGAAESQFYIEPGLFYGRAGMILYLARKQAPGQGGDDPVVAGQIRRLAWHALSYKGHLAFPGEQLLRLSMDLGSGTAGVLLSLGAALHDKAVSLPFLESRCNPGIRPPRSE; encoded by the coding sequence GTGTCGATCGTAGGTGACGATCCGCCTTCGGTGGAGCTGGGGAGAAGCAATGCACGTTGGCTCAGAGGGCTGCTCGCCGACTGTCGGTGGCCGTCCCGGTACCTGCGTAACGGCGGTGTGGGAGTAGTGGATCGCGGTTACGAGCACTACTGCCTCGTCGATCCGACGTTCTATGACTCTCCCTACCTGCGAAGACCAAACGATCCGGACCTCCGCGCTGCGCAGCGACCCGTTCCGTCAGGATGGCTGAGAGAAGAGCTGGGTGACTGGCTCGCCTATTCCCCGGACCCTGTTGAGCTGCCGTTGCAGGGCTGGAAGGTCCATGTCTCGGCGTGTCTCGACAATGCCGAGGACATAGGCGAGGCCGTATTCGACTACTGCGTCGCCAGGAAGTTGACGTTCAAGTTTGTCCGGAGCGTTCAGCTGCTCTTGTTGCGCAACGGCAAATACGCCGACCGAGCCTCGAGCGGAAAGTTCGCCGCGATATACGCGCGCGATGAATCCGAGCTGCAGAGCATCCTCGAAGGACTAGGCGAAAAGCTCGGTGGGCAACCGGGTCCTTACATACTGAGCGATCTCAGATGGGGGGACGGCCCGCTGTACGTCCGCTACGGCGGATTCGCCGAGCGATATTGCGTCGGAGAGTCGGGAGAGCAGGTACTCGCGATCGAGGATCCCACCGGTCGCCTGGTTCCGGATAAGCGCGGACCCCGATTCGAGCCTCCGTCTTGGCTCGATCTGCCGTATTTCCTGGGTCCTCATCTTGCCGCCCGCAACGCCGTCACCGTCGACGAAATGCCGTACCAGATAGAAGAAGCGCTTCATTTCTCCAACGGAGGCGGGCTTTATGCAGGCGTCGATCGGCGCACCAACCGCCCAGTGGTGCTGAAGGAAGCTCGCCCTCACGCTGGCATCGCGTTGGACCGATCCGACGCAGTGACCCGGCTGGCCAGAGAGCACGACACCCTCCAAAGGCTGGCCGGGAATGGAATCGTGCCGGAGGTCCTCGACGGTTTCTCTCTTGGGGACCATCGGTTCCTCGTGTTGGAGAAAGTTGATGGCGAGCCTTTGCACTCAGCGTTCGTATCTCGCTACCCGTTGATTGCCTGGGCGCCGACCGACGAAGAGATCGCGTCCTATACGGCTTGGGCGCTCGATATCTACGAAAGAGTCGAAACCGCTGTCGACCTCGTCCACGATCGAGGGATCGTCATCGGGGACCTCCATCCAAACAACGTTTTGGTGACGCCGGACGGTGGCGTGGTGCTGCTCGACTTTGAAGCTTCGAGTCCTGTTTCCGACTGGGATCGTCAGACGATGGCTGATCCAGGGTTCATGTCTCCGCCTGATCGATCCGGATTCGACGTCGATCGCTATGCCCTCGGATGTCTTGCCCTGTATTTGTTTCTTCCGTTGCCGACTCTCATGCGGTTGGCGCCGGCCAAAGTGGGCCAATTCAAAAGAGTGATTGCCGACGCGTTCCCCGTCCCGAAGAAGTTCCTGACGAAGGCGGTCGCGACGATCGCACCTGGCCGCCGACCCAGAGCTCCTTCTTGCTGGTCCGTTGACCCGAGCTGCGACGGCTGGTTGTCATCCCGAGCATCCGCCGCTCGGGCGATAATCGCCAGCGCCACCCCCGAACGCGACGATCGTCTGTTTCCGGGCGACGTGAAGCAGTTTGCCGAAGGTGGGCTCAACATCGCCCACGGGGCCTCCGGAGTGCTCTACGCGTTAGCCGTTACCGGGGCGGAGCGTCGTGAGGAACACGAGCAGTGGCTTTTGCGACATGCACTGTCCCCATCGACTGGCACGCGGTACGGTTTCTACGACGGTCTGATCGGCGTTGCCTTCGTCCTCGATCGTCTGGGGCGGCGCGAGGAAGCGTTGAAAGTTTTGGAGCTTTCCATGCTCGACCTGCGCGGGAAATGGGCCCAGTTGGGAATAGATCTCTATGGTGGACTCGCCGGCATCGGGTTGGCCCTGATGCACTTTTCGACGGCGATAGAGGACAGCTCCTTGTGGGGTGAGGTGCTGTCCATAGCCGACACCTTGTCAGGGCGGCTTGGGTCGGAGACGGCTGTTCCGGAGATCAGTGGCGGTGAGTCGGGTTTCGCAGGTCTCTTGAGGGGATCATCAGGCCCGGCGTTGTTTTACTTGAGGCTGTTCGAGCGAACAGGTGAGGCGGCCTTCCTAGACCTTGCTCGGACCGCGATCGGTCAAGACCTGCGTCGCTGCATCATCCGGGATGACGGTGCCATGAATGTCGACGAGGGTTGGCGCTCGATGCCTTACCTGGGGGAGGGCAGCGTTGGGATCGGCATGGTCCTTGACGACTATCTCATCCACCGCCAGGAGGAACAGTTTGTCGACGCCGCCGTCCGTATCCGGGGAGCCGCGGAGTCGCAGTTCTACATCGAGCCGGGCCTTTTCTACGGTCGGGCGGGAATGATCCTGTATTTGGCCCGCAAGCAAGCACCCGGCCAGGGCGGCGACGATCCCGTTGTGGCGGGGCAGATCCGACGGCTCGCGTGGCACGCGCTCTCCTACAAGGGCCATCTGGCGTTCCCAGGTGAGCAACTTCTCCGACTCTCGATGGATTTGGGGAGTGGCACAGCTGGAGTGCTGCTGTCCCTCGGCGCCGCGCTGCACGACAAAGCGGTGTCGCTCCCATTCCTCGAGAGTCGCTGCAACCCCGGCATTAGGCCACCAAGATCGGAATGA
- a CDS encoding SapB/AmfS family lanthipeptide translates to MSVLDLQSMKQKAPASGAGARNSGASKGCFLGGSAGEGPSTLSLLLC, encoded by the coding sequence ATGTCGGTTCTCGACCTTCAGAGCATGAAGCAGAAGGCGCCGGCCAGCGGAGCAGGAGCTCGGAACAGCGGTGCGAGCAAGGGCTGCTTCCTGGGCGGTTCCGCTGGAGAAGGGCCAAGCACGTTGAGCCTTCTTCTCTGCTAG